One window from the genome of Variovorax sp. PAMC26660 encodes:
- the glgB gene encoding 1,4-alpha-glucan branching protein GlgB, giving the protein MPQKLLLPESEVRALMRAEHGDPFAVLGPHETREGLVVRALMPGAQSVAVMHSRTGWPLAMLTRLEDSDVFSALVPAAEARLGYSFQVDWGTHSSRLQDPYRFPFVLGDTDVWLLAEGTHLRPWERLGAHLREIDGVKGVAFAVWAPNARRVSVVGDFNNWDGRRHMMRLRRECGVWEIFAPHVATGDAYEFEILSAQGEVLRKADPFAFSSQMRPDTACVVAPLPAPVAMPEGRAQANERHAPISIYEVHLGSWRRKNGHEWLDYRELADTLVPYARDMGFTHIELLPISEHPFDGSWGYQPIGLYAPTSRFGTPGDFRHFVEAAHAAGLGVILDWVPAHFPTDAHGLGRFDGTALYEYADPREGFHNDWQTLIFNYARTEVRNYLVGNALYWLERYGVDGLRVDAVASMLYRDYSRKAGEWIPNSIGGRENLEAIEFLRRMNRVVGTERPGAVTLAEESTSFPGVTRPPEDGGLGFHYKWNMGWMNDTLAYAGTDPVYRKHHHQQITFGLMYAHTENFVLPLSHDEVVHGKGSMIGRMPGDEWQKFAGLRNLYGYLWAYPGKKLLFMGGEFAQFSEWDADRGLDWHLLEHAPHQGVRRLVRDLNNVYRHFPALHELDNEAAGFEWIVHDDADQSVFAFVRRARDGSFVIAVCNFTPLPRHSYRLGVPVAGAYREIINTDNAVYGGSGVGNGIVESSAVPWHGKTDSVSVSVPPLGTVMWVLV; this is encoded by the coding sequence ATGCCCCAGAAGCTTCTGCTGCCCGAATCCGAAGTCCGCGCGCTGATGCGCGCCGAGCATGGTGATCCCTTCGCCGTGCTCGGCCCCCACGAGACGCGCGAAGGACTGGTGGTGCGCGCCCTGATGCCCGGCGCGCAGAGCGTGGCGGTGATGCATTCGCGCACCGGCTGGCCGCTGGCGATGCTCACGCGGCTGGAAGACTCCGACGTGTTCAGCGCGCTGGTGCCGGCGGCGGAGGCCCGGCTGGGCTATTCGTTCCAGGTCGACTGGGGCACGCACAGTTCGCGGCTGCAGGACCCGTACCGTTTTCCGTTCGTGCTCGGCGACACCGACGTGTGGTTGCTGGCCGAGGGCACGCATCTGCGGCCCTGGGAACGGCTGGGCGCGCATCTGCGCGAGATCGACGGCGTCAAGGGCGTGGCCTTCGCGGTCTGGGCGCCGAATGCGCGGCGGGTGTCGGTGGTCGGCGACTTCAACAACTGGGACGGCCGGCGCCACATGATGCGGCTGCGCCGCGAGTGCGGTGTGTGGGAAATCTTCGCGCCGCACGTGGCCACCGGCGACGCCTACGAGTTCGAGATTCTTTCCGCGCAGGGCGAGGTGCTGCGCAAGGCCGACCCCTTTGCCTTCTCGTCGCAAATGCGGCCCGATACCGCCTGTGTCGTGGCGCCGCTGCCCGCGCCGGTGGCCATGCCCGAGGGCCGCGCGCAGGCCAACGAACGCCATGCGCCGATCAGCATCTACGAGGTGCACCTGGGTTCGTGGCGCCGCAAGAACGGCCACGAATGGCTGGACTACCGCGAGCTGGCCGACACGCTGGTGCCGTATGCGCGGGACATGGGTTTCACGCACATCGAGCTGCTGCCGATCAGCGAGCATCCTTTCGACGGGTCGTGGGGTTACCAGCCGATCGGGCTGTATGCGCCGACCTCGCGCTTCGGCACGCCGGGCGACTTTCGCCATTTCGTCGAAGCCGCGCATGCGGCCGGACTGGGCGTGATCCTCGACTGGGTGCCCGCGCACTTTCCCACGGACGCGCACGGCCTGGGTCGCTTCGACGGCACGGCGCTGTACGAGTACGCCGATCCGCGCGAGGGTTTTCACAACGACTGGCAGACGCTGATCTTCAATTACGCGCGCACGGAGGTGCGCAACTACCTGGTCGGCAATGCGCTGTACTGGCTGGAGCGCTATGGCGTGGACGGCCTGCGGGTGGATGCGGTGGCATCGATGCTGTACCGCGACTACAGCCGCAAGGCAGGCGAGTGGATACCGAATTCGATCGGCGGGCGCGAGAACCTGGAAGCGATTGAATTCCTGCGCCGCATGAACCGCGTGGTGGGCACGGAGCGACCGGGCGCGGTGACGCTGGCCGAAGAGTCGACGAGTTTTCCGGGCGTGACGCGGCCGCCGGAAGACGGCGGTCTGGGCTTTCACTACAAGTGGAACATGGGCTGGATGAACGACACGCTGGCGTATGCGGGCACCGACCCGGTGTATCGCAAGCACCATCACCAGCAGATCACGTTCGGCCTGATGTACGCGCACACCGAGAACTTCGTGCTGCCGCTGTCGCACGACGAGGTGGTGCACGGCAAGGGCTCGATGATCGGGCGCATGCCGGGCGACGAGTGGCAGAAGTTCGCGGGCCTGCGCAACCTGTATGGCTATCTCTGGGCGTATCCGGGGAAGAAGCTGTTGTTCATGGGCGGCGAGTTCGCGCAGTTTTCCGAGTGGGATGCGGACCGTGGGCTGGACTGGCATCTGCTGGAACATGCACCGCATCAAGGGGTTCGGCGGCTGGTGCGCGACCTGAACAACGTGTACCGGCACTTTCCCGCGCTGCACGAGCTGGACAACGAGGCTGCGGGGTTCGAGTGGATCGTGCATGACGATGCGGACCAGTCGGTGTTTGCCTTTGTCCGGCGGGCGCGCGACGGGTCGTTCGTGATTGCGGTGTGCAACTTCACGCCTTTGCCTCGGCATTCGTATCGGCTGGGGGTTCCTGTGGCGGGGGCTTATCGCGAGATCATCAATACGGATAACGCTGTGTATGGCGGGAGCGGTGTCGGCAACGGGATCGTCGAGAGTTCTGCTGTGCCTTGGCATGGGAAGACGGACTCTGTGTCCGTGAGCGTGCCGCCGTTGGGGACTGTGATGTGGGTGTTGGTTTGA